One region of Oryzias latipes chromosome 6, ASM223467v1 genomic DNA includes:
- the psma1 gene encoding proteasome subunit alpha type-1 yields the protein MFRNQYDNDVTVWSPQGRIHQIEYAMEAVKQGSATVGLKSRTHAVLVALKRAQSELAAHQKKILHVDNHIGISIAGLTADARLLCNFMRQECLDSRFVFDRPLPTSRLVSLIGSKTQIPTQRYGRRPYGVGLLIAGYDDMGPHIFQTCPSANYFDCKAMSIGARSQSARTYLERCMDKFSDCNLNDLVQHGLRALRETLPAEQDLTTKNVSIGIVGKEMEFTIYDDDDVAPFLVGLEERPQRKAVQPADDPPAGDAPDEPMEH from the exons ATG TTCCGCAATCAGTACGACAACGACGTAACGGTATGGAGTCCTCAG GGCCGCATTCATCAGATCGAATATGCCATGGAGGCTGTGAAACAAGGTTCTGCAACCGTCGGACTGAAGTCCAGAACTCACGCGGTCCTGGTTGCACTTAAG AGAGCCCAGTCTGAGCTGGCTGCCCACCAGAAGAAGATCCTTCATGTTGATAACCACATTGGCATCTCCATTGCTGGACTGACGGCGGACGCTCGGCTGCTCTG TAACTTCATGCGTCAGGAGTGCTTGGACTCCAGATTTGTCTTCGACAGGCCTCTCCCCACATCCCGCCTCGTGTCTTTAATCGGCAGCA AAACCCAAATCCCAACACAGAGGTATGGAAGGAGGCCCTACGGAGTGGGACTCCTCATTGCTGGCTATGAT GACATGGGACCTCACATCTTCCAGACCTGTCCATCAGCAAATTACTTTGACTGCAAAGCCATGTCCATCGGAGCGCGCTCCCAGTCTGCACGCACGTACCTGGAGAGGTGCATGGACAAGTTTTCTGACT GTAATCTGAACGACCTGGTCCAACATGGCCTCCGCGCCCTCAGAGAAACTCTTCCAGCTGAGCAGGACCTGACCACCAAG AATGTTTCCATTGGCATTGTGGGAAAAGAAATGGAGTTCACCATCTATGATGACGATGATGTTGCTCCGTTCCTGGTTGGACTGGAGGAGAGGCCACAGAGAAAG GCTGTCCAGCCTGCTGATGATCCTCCTGCTGGAGACGCTCCCGATGAGCCAATGGAGCACTGA